In Aspergillus fumigatus Af293 chromosome 4, whole genome shotgun sequence, one genomic interval encodes:
- the phoC gene encoding uncharacterized protein, whose amino-acid sequence MKFGKQIQRRQLDLPEYAASFVNYKALKKLIKQLSATPKLPAQATVAGEGAPDAQAALRANKEVFFFRLEREIEKVNTFYLQKESEFSLRLKTLLDKKRVVQSRAVSHSKAPANFVALIEGFQQFDGDLNKLQQFVAINETAMSKILKKWDKTSKSRMKELYLHRAVEVQPCFNRDVLRDLSDRATTARLELEAWAEGENIQFDTVRPADRVGPPFGTDEEDLDAQILQSATTGSLQTLREWTAKLHTAPDARDRATRAFLAAINEYSDEVLAVLLESGLVDINAEDDINERNCLHEAAISGRDFVFKTGISAGVDVSRSDVYGRIPLHYACMHGRVDMVRELLAVGPDTVDTADHNNFTPLIHSIVKDQLACAEQLLQHNARIGPASESDHIPLNLACQHGSIPIVRMLLERNAQLLPDAEGLYPQHMVARASQPPELLLLLKQHGADMNQRDKLYQWTPLFHAASEGCVNCLRTLLELGVDASAVDEKGLSAMYYAAWEGHLECMLLLWSHRSESQLPQKPLDILNGLRLQEPNLTTMNHEIVASSDMDTADGIPDLSLPPPIIPLRRYGHNFLDKKVFVQILFEPGSSGSLCFDQAGRHPAARLTISSKLSDLIPRTIMLPIQEDSRTISFHVDNLESFAVDFEVFPTFGSKVIAKSVALPTVFRADKSSTGSCTLPLFDPRLRSIGQLRFGFQVIKPYHGDPLEITHFATYWKATSALDSEHNGLVTGSSLSGDHIQLFVQLTRDRVPVLYPRFTIQHHSVEIPICHLSFNEFKSVGAERGVNQAETIQFLKENATNNIGQTHRLLAASFFSLREVLRHLPISVGVNLSILYPSPAEERDLNMASLADVNSFADAILTEVFDHARVAREHNPDFLRSVVFTSYNHNICTALNWKQPNFPVLLCNDLGQIRDLARDIGFLPDVDSSGRASMSIKESARIAQSNNFMGLICRSSLLNVVPALVETIKGLGLVLVADTSDEDEEPERKNPLAAADTVGVAEWAYRMPEGVNGVLKANGILRFNDMIDM is encoded by the exons AT GAAGTTCGGGAAGCAGATTCAACGAAGGCAGCTGGATCTTCCGGAGTACGCCGCAAGCTTCGTGAACTACAAGGCTCTGAAGAAG CTCATAAAGCAACTGAGCGCGACACCAAAATTACCCGCGCAGGCTACTGTTGCAGGAGAGGGTGCTCCCGATGCGCAAGCCGCCCTTCGCGCGAATAAGGAAGTGTTCTTCTTCCGACTT GAGCGTGAGATTGAAAAAGTCAATACCTTTTACCTGCAGAAAGAATCCGAG TTCTCTCTGCGCTTGAAAACCCTCTTGGACAAAAAACGAGTCGTTCAGTCTCGGGCAGTGTCCCACTCCAAGGCTCCAGCCAATTTCGTGGCCTTGATCGAAGGGTTTCAACAGTTCGATGGCGACTTGAACAAATTACAA CAATTTGTCGCAATCAATGAGACTGCCATGTCCAAAATTCTGAAAAAG TGGGATAAAACATCAAAG TCACGCATGAAAGAGCTGTATCTCCATCGAGCCGTCGAAGTGCAACCCTGTTTCAATCGAGATGTCTTGCGTGATCTTTCAGACcgagcaacaacagcccGCCTAGAACTCGAAGCATGGGCGGAAGGCGAAAATATTCAGTTTGATACAGTTCGTCCAGCTGACCGGGTTGGTCCGCCTTTTGGAACCGACGAGGAAGATCTCGATGCGCAAATCCTGCAATCTGCCACTACCGGCAGTCTGCAAACCCTACGCGAGTGGACTGCCAAACTTCATACTGCCCCCGATGCCCGGGATCGTGCGACTCGGGCCTTTCTCGCAGCAATCAACGAATACTCCGATGAAGTGCTTGCAGTTCTCCTGGAGAGTGGATTAGTTGATATCAATGCCGAAGATGATATCAATGAACGAAATTGCTTACATGAAGCCGCCATTTCAGGGCGGGACTTTGTTTTCAAGACAGGTATCTCAGCAGGGGTGGATGTGTCCAGATCAGATGTGTACGGCAGGATACCTCTGCATTATGCTTGTATGCATGGTCGCGTTGATATGGTGCGGGAGCTGTTGGCTGTTGGCCCTGATACGGTAGACACTGCGGATCACAACAATTTTACACCGTTGATTCATAGCATCGTCAAGGATCAATTGGCATGTGCtgagcagcttctccagcacaATGCTCGCATTGGACCGGCATCAGAATCAGACCATATTCCTCTCAACCTCGCTTGCCAGCACGGATCAATACCGATAGTCAGAATGCTTCTCGAACGGAACGCCCAGCTGCTTCCGGACGCTGAGGGACTCTACCCACAGCACATGGTTGCACGTGCTTCCCAGCCCCCAGAACTGTTGCTCCTTCTCAAACAGCACGGAGCTGATATGAACCAGAGGGATAAGTTGTATCAATGGACACCACTTTTCCACGCGGCGAGTGAAGGCTGTGTGAATTGTTTGCGTACCCTACTAGAACTCGGTGTCGACGCCAGTGCTGTCGATGAGAAAGGGTTGTCCGCAATGTACTATGCCGCATGGGAAGGACATCTGGAATGCATGCTGCTTCTGTGGTCTCATCGTAGTGAGTCACAATTACCTCAAAAGCCCCTCGATATCCTCAATGGCTTGAGGTTGCAGGAACCAAATTTGACTACCATGAATCACGAGATAGTGGCCTCGAGTGACATGGACACTGCTGATGGCATTCCTGACCTTTCACTGCCCCCACCCATCATTCCTTTGAGACGCTACGGACACAATTTCCTGGATAAGAAGGTATTCGTCCAAATTCTATTCGAGCCAGGTAGCTCAGGCTCGCTTTGCTTTGACCAAGCAGGTCGCCATCCTGCTGCTCGGTTGACCATTTCGTCGAAGCTCTCTGATTTAATACCTCGCACAATTATGCTCCCTATTCAGGAAGATTCCAGGACCATCTCTTTTCATGTTGATAACCTAGAATCATTTGCTGTTGATTTTGAGGTCTTTCCTACCTTTGGTTCGAAAGTCATTGCTAAAAGCGTCGCTCTACCTACCGTGTTTAGAGCCGATAAATCCAGTACCGGGTCATGCACGCTGCCGCTGTTTGATCCTAGACTGCGCTCAATTGGCCAGCTACGGTTCGGCTTTCAAGTCATCAAACCCTACCACGGTGATCCTCTCGAGATTACACACTTTGCGACATATTGGAAGGCGACCAGTGCGCTTGACTCTGAACACAATGGCCTGGTGACAGGTTCTAGCTTGTCAGGGGATCATATTCAATTATTTGTACAGCTCACCAGGGACAGAGTACCTGTGCTCTATCCGCGATTCACCATTCAGCATCATAGTGTGGAAATACCCATCTGCCACCTGTCATTCAATGAGTTCAAGTCGGTCGGCGCTGAGAGAGGCGTGAATCAAGCCGAGACGATACAGTTCCTGAAAGAGAACGCTACCAACAATATTGGACAAACTCATCGCCTTCTTGCAGcatcctttttttccttgCGGGAAGTACTGCGGCACCTTCCGATCAGCGTCGGAGTCaatctatctattctttATCCGTCACCTGCCGAAGAACGAGACCTGAATATGGCATCTCTAGCCGACGTCAATAGCTTCGCGGATGCCATTCTGACTGAGGTATTCGATCATGCGCGTGTTGCAAGAGAGCACAATCCGGACTTCTTACGTTCTGTGGTCTTTACCTCATATAATCATAATATATGTACAGCTCTTAACTGGAAGCAGCCGAACT TTCCGGTACTCCTTTGCAATGATCTCGGCCAAATTCGGGACTTAGCTCGGGACATTGGCTTCTTGCCAGATGTAGACAGCAGTGGCCGAGCGTCAATGTCAATTAAGGAGTCAGCACGTATTGCGCAGAGCAACAACTTCATGGGCTTAATATGCCGCTCTAGTCTTCTG AATGTTGTCCCAGCTCTTGTGGAAACAATCAAAGGCCTTGGTCTCGTCCTTGTAGCCGATACAtccgacgaagatgaagaaccAGAGAGAAAAAACCCTCTGGCAGCTGCTGATACGGTGGGCGTCGCCGAGTGGGCATACCGGATGCCTGAGGGCGTCAATGGAGTTTTGAAAGCCAACGGTATTCTGAGATTCAACGACATGATTGACATGTAA